A genome region from Dendrosporobacter quercicolus includes the following:
- a CDS encoding type II secretion system F family protein, whose amino-acid sequence MAKNFIYTARNRAGQLLTGTVLAEDQTAAASYVRQQDCFITLIAEDKPKSSTGQFLKRLRRVGTKDLAVFCRQFSTMINAGIPILSCLGILMEQCESSLLKETLQDVYKRVREGEALSRTLASYPHVFPRLMISLVEAGELGGVMEEVFERLAAQFEKEHKLNEKVKSATVYPLVVMGIACLIVIFILVFVLPTFVGMFEGMRVELPLPTRMLLLLSSILQNQFLLLAALAAAAVYGIRLALRQPEIRERFDAGILRLPVVGVLTRKIEIARFSRTLSTLLRGGVDIIVALEVVEKILSNSSMARALVQAKSGIREGKGLAPALNSSKVFTPMTVQMIAIGEESGSLDQMLERVADFYDNEVDDMVARLNSLLEPFIILFLGITIGSIVVAILLPMFDVMSGMGTV is encoded by the coding sequence ATGGCCAAAAATTTTATCTATACGGCCCGGAACCGGGCGGGACAGCTGTTAACCGGCACGGTGCTGGCCGAGGACCAGACCGCCGCCGCCTCCTATGTTCGGCAACAGGACTGCTTTATTACCTTGATCGCCGAAGATAAGCCCAAGTCCTCGACCGGCCAGTTTTTAAAAAGACTGCGACGGGTCGGGACGAAAGATCTGGCGGTATTTTGCCGTCAGTTCAGCACGATGATTAACGCCGGTATTCCCATCCTTTCCTGTCTCGGCATTCTCATGGAGCAATGCGAGAGTTCATTGTTGAAGGAAACACTGCAGGATGTTTATAAGCGGGTGCGGGAAGGCGAGGCGCTGTCCCGGACGCTGGCAAGCTATCCCCATGTATTTCCCCGGCTGATGATCAGCCTGGTGGAGGCCGGCGAGCTGGGCGGCGTAATGGAGGAAGTGTTTGAGCGTCTGGCGGCCCAGTTTGAAAAAGAGCATAAGCTGAACGAAAAGGTCAAGTCCGCGACGGTATATCCGCTGGTTGTCATGGGAATTGCCTGTCTGATCGTCATCTTTATTTTGGTGTTTGTCCTGCCGACCTTTGTCGGAATGTTTGAAGGCATGCGGGTAGAGCTGCCGCTGCCCACCCGGATGCTGCTGCTGCTCAGCAGTATCCTGCAGAACCAGTTTCTGCTGCTGGCGGCGCTGGCGGCTGCGGCCGTCTATGGCATTCGGCTGGCTTTGCGGCAGCCGGAGATCAGGGAACGGTTTGACGCCGGCATTTTGCGGCTGCCGGTGGTCGGCGTGCTGACCCGCAAAATTGAAATTGCCCGGTTTAGCCGCACCTTAAGCACGCTTTTGCGCGGCGGCGTCGATATTATCGTGGCCCTGGAGGTTGTGGAAAAAATCCTGTCCAACAGCAGCATGGCCCGGGCGCTGGTCCAGGCCAAATCCGGCATCCGGGAGGGCAAGGGGCTGGCGCCGGCGCTCAACAGCAGCAAGGTATTCACGCCGATGACCGTACAGATGATTGCCATCGGCGAGGAAAGCGGCAGCCTGGATCAGATGCTGGAACGGGTCGCCGATTTCTACGATAACGAGGTTGACGATATGGTGGCCCGGCTGAACAGCCTGCTGGAACCGTTTATCATTCTCTTTTTGGGTATCACGATTGGCAGCATTGTTGTGGCAATTTTACTGCCGATGTTTGATGTCATGTCCGGGATGGGGACAGTGTAA
- a CDS encoding type IV pilus twitching motility protein PilT, protein MIKDLLVEAVGRKASDIHITAGVPPVYRINGQLVRTNRPVLSQYDTAAMMEEIVSADQRERFLANGELDFSFAIPGVSRFRANVFRQRGAMGLALRVINEHIATLDELGHPEILKTLARLSKGLVLVTGPTGSGKSTTLAAMLDLINSERACHILTLEDPIEYLHKHKNSIVNQREIHSDTRSFAAALRAALREDPDVILVGEMRDAETIGIAVTAAETGHLVFATLHTGDASQTVDRIIDVFPTHQQQQIRVQLSLTLQGIISQQLILRLDGAGRAAALEILTATQALRNLIREGKSHQILSVIQTGARNGMQSMDIALKNLYNTGKISYDEALVRASNPDAFAKLVQH, encoded by the coding sequence ATGATCAAGGACTTGCTCGTGGAAGCGGTGGGACGCAAGGCGTCCGATATTCATATTACCGCCGGTGTTCCGCCGGTATATCGTATTAACGGCCAGCTTGTCAGAACAAACCGTCCGGTGCTTTCCCAGTATGATACGGCGGCCATGATGGAGGAAATCGTCAGCGCCGATCAGCGTGAACGGTTTCTGGCCAACGGCGAGCTGGATTTCTCCTTCGCCATTCCGGGCGTCAGCCGTTTCCGGGCCAATGTGTTCCGGCAGCGGGGGGCGATGGGGCTGGCTTTGCGGGTGATTAACGAGCATATTGCGACCCTGGATGAGCTGGGCCATCCCGAGATCTTAAAGACGCTGGCGCGGCTGTCCAAGGGACTGGTGCTGGTGACAGGACCTACCGGCAGCGGCAAGTCCACGACGCTGGCCGCGATGCTTGATCTGATCAACAGCGAACGGGCCTGTCACATTCTGACCCTGGAGGATCCGATTGAATATTTACACAAGCATAAAAACAGCATTGTCAATCAGCGGGAAATTCATTCCGACACCCGTTCCTTTGCCGCTGCGCTGCGGGCTGCGCTGCGGGAGGACCCGGACGTCATCCTGGTGGGAGAAATGCGGGACGCCGAAACGATCGGCATTGCCGTAACCGCCGCCGAGACCGGTCATCTGGTATTTGCCACCCTGCATACCGGCGATGCTTCCCAGACCGTTGACCGGATCATTGATGTATTTCCGACCCATCAGCAGCAGCAAATACGGGTTCAGCTGTCGCTGACGCTGCAGGGCATTATTTCCCAGCAGCTCATTTTGCGCCTTGACGGCGCCGGGCGGGCCGCGGCCCTGGAAATACTGACGGCGACCCAGGCGCTGCGCAATCTCATTCGCGAGGGCAAAAGCCATCAGATCCTGTCGGTGATTCAGACCGGCGCGCGCAATGGCATGCAGTCAATGGATATCGCCCTGAAAAATTTATACAATACCGGAAAAATCAGTTATGACGAGGCCTTAGTACGGGCCAGCAATCCGGATGCATTTGCCAAGCTGGTACAGCATTGA
- a CDS encoding GspE/PulE family protein — MENGRKRLGDLLLEVGLITEEQLENALQVQKQSKERLGEIILSLGYVSEENMIEVLEFQLGVPRIELKEESINKAAALTIPVQMAEKYKVIPVSKEGRKLTLAMVDPTNFYAIDDVRLLAGCEVVPMIAREKDVLRAISKVYGVTDLVEKAVTRLQPEETLAVEQMQATEDAPMIGIVNSLFSQAVRERASDIHIEPQETTLRVRFRIDGLLREFSSFPINIHAALVSRVKIMGHMDISERRVPQDGRIQIQEAGRAIDIRVSTLPTIYGEKIVMRILDKQAVMLDIGRLGFSAGNLDKYRRLFTQSYGMILITGPTGSGKTTTLYSTLGELSTPAKNVITIEDPVEYRLEGINQVQVNPKTGMTFAGGLRAVLRQDPNIVMVGEIRDGETADIAIRAALTGHLVLSTLHTNDAPGAVSRLLDMDVEPFLVASSVLGVIAQRLVRVICPKCKQSYAPAPDSPERSFLGLAETQEVALYRGAGCPECGSSGYKGRMSVHEVMPVSSAVRELITQRRSADEIREAAVREGMLCMREDGIAKALAGRTTVAEVMRVAYVTL, encoded by the coding sequence ATGGAAAACGGGCGCAAGCGGCTGGGGGATTTGCTGCTGGAAGTGGGTCTCATTACGGAAGAGCAGCTGGAAAATGCCCTGCAGGTGCAGAAGCAAAGCAAGGAACGGCTGGGCGAAATCATCTTGAGCCTCGGCTATGTTTCGGAAGAAAATATGATTGAAGTACTGGAATTTCAGCTGGGTGTGCCGCGCATTGAACTGAAAGAGGAGAGCATCAACAAGGCGGCGGCCCTGACCATTCCGGTACAGATGGCGGAAAAATACAAGGTCATCCCGGTCAGCAAGGAAGGGCGCAAGCTGACTTTGGCGATGGTTGATCCGACCAATTTTTATGCCATTGATGATGTGCGTCTGCTGGCCGGTTGTGAAGTAGTGCCCATGATCGCCCGGGAAAAGGATGTTCTGCGGGCCATCAGCAAGGTGTACGGTGTGACCGACCTTGTGGAAAAAGCCGTAACCCGGCTGCAGCCGGAAGAAACGCTGGCAGTTGAGCAAATGCAGGCGACCGAGGACGCGCCCATGATCGGCATTGTCAATAGTCTGTTCAGTCAGGCGGTGCGCGAGCGGGCCAGCGATATTCATATTGAGCCGCAGGAAACGACTTTACGGGTGCGGTTTCGTATTGACGGCTTGCTGCGCGAATTTTCCTCCTTTCCCATCAATATCCATGCCGCGCTGGTTTCCCGCGTCAAAATTATGGGCCATATGGATATTTCGGAACGGCGGGTGCCGCAGGACGGACGCATTCAGATTCAGGAGGCCGGACGGGCGATTGATATCCGGGTATCTACGCTGCCGACAATTTACGGCGAGAAGATTGTCATGCGGATACTGGACAAACAGGCGGTTATGCTGGATATCGGCCGTTTGGGCTTTTCCGCCGGTAATCTGGACAAATACCGCCGCCTGTTTACCCAGTCCTATGGCATGATTTTAATCACCGGGCCGACCGGCTCGGGGAAAACGACCACGCTTTATTCCACACTGGGAGAACTGAGCACACCGGCCAAAAACGTCATTACGATTGAGGATCCGGTCGAGTACCGGCTGGAGGGCATCAATCAGGTGCAGGTCAACCCCAAAACGGGGATGACCTTTGCCGGCGGACTGCGGGCGGTTTTGCGGCAGGACCCTAATATTGTGATGGTAGGCGAGATCCGGGACGGCGAAACGGCCGATATTGCCATTCGCGCCGCCCTGACCGGCCATTTGGTGCTGAGCACGCTGCATACCAATGACGCGCCCGGCGCTGTCAGCCGTCTGCTAGACATGGACGTGGAACCCTTTTTGGTGGCCTCCTCGGTACTGGGCGTCATAGCCCAGCGGCTGGTGCGGGTGATTTGCCCTAAATGCAAGCAGTCGTATGCGCCGGCGCCGGACTCACCTGAGCGCTCTTTTCTGGGACTTGCCGAAACACAGGAAGTCGCCCTGTATCGTGGCGCCGGCTGTCCGGAATGCGGCAGCAGCGGCTACAAGGGCCGCATGTCCGTCCATGAAGTCATGCCGGTATCGTCGGCCGTTCGCGAACTGATTACGCAACGCCGGTCTGCCGACGAAATTCGCGAGGCCGCTGTGCGGGAGGGCATGCTATGCATGCGGGAGGACGGAATCGCCAAGGCGCTGGCCGGCCGGACTACGGTGGCGGAAGTCATGCGGGTAGCCTATGTGACTCTATAA
- a CDS encoding secretin N-terminal domain-containing protein has translation MIRYKPLCAKLVLAFAVSVMSWFIVMPACLAKPVSVSLNFVQEDIRVLLHTLSMLSGTNMIIDESVAKESPTITIRLDNVPFDEAVDLIAQAKGLTYHKTENAIIFERSDIGDSAIVRLQYVNALDVKNSLAGATEGLKLKVDTDIPSNALVLTGSSLGISRVKGMVGELDKKPRQVLMEAKVVAISKSATKDLGIQWSWDETPKTYDYEPATFSYDASTKTYIQQSPEKITRHTSVGNGYSGIISFGRSPDGLPYEFYYSAKINALVSNGNAKILSQPKVVTVNGKEARILVGDRIPVQTSTVANGTTSTSTTYVETGIKLAYTPVVGADGQITAKVHTEVSTPQLVSDIKQYQITTREAETNVRMKDGETLVIGGLIGSQQSKTVSKIPLLGDLPILGSLFKNVSNSGSEAEIVIFLTARVVE, from the coding sequence ATGATCCGATACAAACCGTTGTGCGCTAAGTTGGTCCTGGCATTTGCCGTCAGTGTAATGAGCTGGTTTATCGTTATGCCGGCCTGTCTGGCAAAGCCTGTTTCCGTCAGCCTGAATTTTGTGCAGGAGGACATCCGGGTATTATTGCATACTTTGTCGATGCTAAGCGGTACGAACATGATTATCGACGAATCGGTTGCCAAGGAGTCGCCGACCATTACGATCAGGCTCGACAATGTCCCCTTTGACGAGGCGGTTGACCTGATTGCCCAGGCCAAGGGGCTGACGTATCATAAAACGGAAAATGCCATTATTTTTGAACGTTCAGATATTGGGGACTCCGCTATTGTCAGGCTGCAATACGTCAATGCGCTGGATGTGAAAAATTCGCTGGCCGGCGCGACCGAAGGGCTGAAGTTAAAAGTAGATACCGATATTCCTTCCAATGCGCTGGTGCTGACCGGTTCTTCGCTGGGCATTTCCCGGGTGAAGGGGATGGTTGGCGAGCTGGATAAAAAACCCCGGCAGGTGCTGATGGAAGCCAAAGTGGTGGCCATCAGCAAGTCGGCCACAAAGGATTTGGGGATTCAGTGGTCGTGGGACGAAACGCCCAAGACTTACGATTATGAGCCGGCGACCTTTAGCTATGACGCGTCAACCAAGACCTATATTCAGCAGTCTCCGGAAAAGATTACCCGCCATACCTCGGTAGGAAACGGGTACTCGGGGATTATTTCATTCGGCAGGTCGCCGGACGGTCTTCCCTACGAGTTTTATTACTCCGCCAAAATCAACGCCCTTGTCAGTAATGGCAATGCCAAGATTTTGTCACAACCCAAGGTTGTGACGGTAAACGGCAAGGAAGCGCGTATTCTGGTCGGCGACCGCATTCCGGTGCAGACCTCCACCGTGGCGAATGGTACGACCTCCACCTCTACCACTTATGTTGAAACAGGCATTAAGCTGGCCTATACGCCGGTGGTAGGGGCGGACGGGCAGATTACGGCCAAGGTGCATACGGAAGTCAGCACCCCGCAGCTGGTTTCCGATATCAAGCAGTATCAGATTACCACCAGGGAAGCGGAAACCAATGTGCGCATGAAGGACGGCGAAACCCTGGTGATCGGAGGCCTGATCGGCAGCCAGCAGTCGAAAACCGTCAGCAAAATTCCGCTTTTAGGAGATTTGCCCATTTTGGGCAGCCTGTTTAAAAACGTCAGCAATTCCGGCAGTGAAGCGGAAATTGTCATCTTTCTTACCGCCCGTGTTGTGGAGTAA
- a CDS encoding type II secretion system protein yields MLQIRSQKGFTLIELLVVIALLTIIAAIAIINVSHVVARNDLQTATVRLLADVRTMQQLSMEKRREDDADKVNITFSGNSYQIITNKTARTAFPARTLPPGITVSFSGGNTLSFDAVDLAKNTNAMITLTSASLPANKTRTLVIARETGRIRVDSSARPSYLTEESSN; encoded by the coding sequence ATGCTACAAATTCGTTCACAAAAAGGCTTTACTCTGATTGAACTGTTGGTCGTCATCGCTCTTTTGACCATTATTGCCGCCATTGCCATAATAAATGTAAGCCATGTTGTCGCCCGGAACGATTTGCAAACCGCCACCGTCCGGCTGCTGGCCGATGTCCGGACAATGCAGCAACTGTCAATGGAAAAACGCCGCGAGGATGATGCGGATAAAGTAAATATCACCTTTTCCGGAAACTCCTATCAAATTATCACCAATAAAACAGCAAGAACGGCGTTTCCCGCCCGGACACTTCCCCCCGGCATCACGGTCAGTTTTTCCGGCGGAAATACCCTGTCTTTCGATGCCGTTGATCTTGCTAAAAATACCAATGCCATGATTACCCTGACCAGCGCCTCTTTACCGGCAAACAAGACGAGAACGCTGGTCATTGCCAGGGAAACCGGCCGGATTCGCGTCGACTCCTCGGCCAGGCCCTCCTACTTGACGGAAGAAAGCAGCAATTAA
- a CDS encoding PulJ/GspJ family protein, whose amino-acid sequence MNRKCNNQNGFTIIELLAGLAVMTIMLSVALPLLSNMAIITARGQQENNGLQEVRWALQLMTNDIRAGHVIATPATANTGSATFTFSRWNFPDSASTSVTYSLVKNELCRQAGSGARRPLTDGGRAPIKNVTFRKSVDGKNVTIAITLANGKKMQQTVNLLNEGK is encoded by the coding sequence ATGAACCGTAAATGCAATAATCAGAACGGCTTTACCATCATAGAACTGCTGGCAGGCCTGGCGGTAATGACGATCATGCTGAGTGTCGCCCTGCCGCTGCTTTCCAATATGGCAATCATCACAGCCCGGGGACAGCAGGAAAACAACGGCCTGCAGGAGGTCCGCTGGGCGCTCCAGCTGATGACCAATGATATCCGGGCCGGCCATGTCATTGCTACGCCGGCTACCGCCAACACCGGTTCGGCCACCTTCACGTTTAGTCGCTGGAACTTCCCGGATTCCGCGAGTACCAGCGTCACCTATTCGCTTGTCAAAAATGAACTTTGCCGTCAGGCCGGCTCGGGAGCCAGACGCCCCCTGACAGACGGCGGGCGCGCTCCCATCAAAAACGTAACTTTCCGGAAAAGTGTGGACGGAAAAAATGTTACCATTGCCATTACTCTGGCGAATGGAAAAAAAATGCAGCAAACTGTGAATTTGTTGAATGAAGGGAAGTAG
- a CDS encoding EAL domain-containing protein, whose protein sequence is MVMPQVENGMLSELQNILKNKSLTILYQPIVELATQNIIGYDTIIKGPEAGELQSSAALFDRAVKEEKLLDLDQCCFDAALISCPALTGGQKLFIEIQPQTLVYDVFKKLRLKMILGKTSLHPSQLVFKITYRNFIQSWSQFASVLAEYKQMNFGIALDCIGRGYADLYSLCFLPYDYVKIDRKIINGIYDDTKKRNILDTLVNIAGDSAAIIADGISSEEDLSVIIANNICAAQGDFLAAPGNPPLPVSEDFLSKVDRLLTIERTTASFACAREAGTKACNRNNTLKPLVKTAPQVPPALSVSEAEAIFEADPSLRGIVVVQDNIPSGLIMKEKLYVRLGTTFGVSLYRKRQVKEMMDATALILSSDTSVETAASCAMAREEGSIYDLIIVTENENYIGVVSIVDLVLSMLV, encoded by the coding sequence ATGGTTATGCCCCAGGTAGAAAACGGCATGCTCTCTGAACTGCAAAACATTCTTAAAAATAAATCATTGACCATCTTATACCAACCAATTGTTGAACTAGCCACCCAGAATATCATCGGGTATGATACCATCATCAAAGGGCCGGAGGCCGGCGAACTACAGTCCTCAGCCGCCCTTTTCGACCGGGCGGTTAAAGAAGAGAAACTGCTTGATCTGGACCAATGCTGCTTTGATGCGGCGCTGATCTCCTGCCCGGCCTTGACCGGCGGACAAAAACTGTTTATTGAGATACAGCCCCAAACGCTGGTCTATGATGTATTTAAAAAACTGCGCCTTAAAATGATCCTGGGGAAAACTTCCTTACACCCGTCCCAGCTTGTTTTTAAAATTACCTATCGTAATTTTATCCAGTCCTGGTCGCAATTCGCTTCTGTTCTGGCAGAATATAAGCAGATGAATTTCGGCATCGCCCTTGATTGTATCGGCCGTGGTTATGCTGATTTGTATTCTCTTTGCTTCCTGCCGTATGATTATGTGAAAATCGACCGTAAAATTATCAACGGCATATATGACGATACCAAAAAGCGGAATATTCTCGACACGCTGGTCAATATTGCCGGCGATTCGGCCGCAATCATTGCGGATGGCATAAGCTCCGAAGAGGATTTATCGGTAATCATTGCCAATAACATCTGCGCCGCTCAGGGGGATTTTTTGGCTGCTCCCGGCAATCCTCCTCTGCCGGTATCGGAAGATTTCCTGAGCAAAGTAGACAGGCTGTTGACAATCGAACGTACTACCGCCTCGTTTGCTTGCGCACGTGAAGCAGGTACAAAAGCCTGCAATCGCAATAATACCTTAAAACCATTGGTTAAAACCGCGCCACAAGTTCCGCCGGCACTCTCGGTAAGTGAAGCGGAAGCAATATTTGAAGCCGACCCTTCTTTACGGGGGATTGTTGTCGTGCAGGACAATATCCCCAGCGGACTTATTATGAAGGAAAAATTGTACGTCAGGCTGGGAACTACGTTTGGGGTATCCTTATACAGAAAGCGTCAGGTAAAGGAAATGATGGATGCCACAGCGCTGATTTTAAGCTCCGATACTTCCGTAGAAACTGCGGCTTCGTGTGCAATGGCCCGTGAAGAAGGCAGTATTTATGATCTCATCATTGTAACTGAAAATGAAAATTATATTGGTGTTGTATCAATTGTCGATCTGGTATTAAGTATGTTGGTATAA
- a CDS encoding ABC transporter substrate-binding protein: MKQKRIKLFSLLAGFSLIAGLVAGCGSSSSSSSSDAIKIGVVYELTGNTASFGTAAANGTKLALKEINAKGGVLGKQIQPVVVDNKGEPSESTNAVTKVITQDKVSAIVGFTVSSCGIAGSTVADVNKIPLVAAATTNPKVTLDEASGKAKEYVFRACFIDPFQGTVASNFAMNSLKLTKAVVLIDNSSDYSKGLAQFFKDGYTKQGGQILAEEAYLQKDQDFKAILTKIKALNPELIYLPGYYEEVGKIIKQAREMGITAAFLGGDGWDSPKLVEIGGAQALNNAYHVNFYSIEDANPTSKAFVEAYQKEYGQAPDAMAAMGYDAAYLLVDAIQRANSLEAAKIQAALASTQTFKSLSGDMSLNASHDAIRSAVIMELKDGKQIYRETVKP, encoded by the coding sequence ATGAAACAAAAGCGTATCAAATTATTCAGCCTATTGGCCGGCTTCAGCCTGATTGCCGGCTTGGTGGCCGGTTGCGGCAGCAGCAGCAGCAGTTCCAGTTCCGATGCGATAAAAATCGGCGTGGTTTACGAATTAACCGGAAATACTGCTTCTTTTGGAACGGCGGCCGCTAATGGCACAAAACTGGCATTAAAAGAAATCAATGCCAAGGGCGGAGTGCTTGGCAAGCAGATTCAGCCAGTTGTTGTTGACAATAAAGGTGAACCGTCCGAATCAACCAATGCTGTAACCAAAGTGATCACCCAGGATAAAGTATCGGCAATTGTCGGGTTTACCGTCAGTTCCTGCGGCATTGCCGGTTCGACTGTGGCTGATGTAAACAAGATTCCTTTAGTCGCAGCAGCCACTACCAATCCGAAAGTCACCCTTGACGAAGCATCAGGCAAAGCAAAAGAATATGTGTTCCGCGCTTGCTTCATCGATCCGTTTCAGGGTACTGTAGCATCGAACTTTGCGATGAATAGTCTGAAATTAACCAAAGCGGTTGTTTTAATTGATAACTCCAGCGATTACAGCAAAGGCTTGGCTCAGTTCTTCAAAGATGGTTATACGAAACAAGGCGGGCAAATTTTAGCCGAAGAGGCCTATCTGCAAAAAGACCAGGACTTTAAGGCGATTTTGACCAAAATTAAAGCCTTGAATCCGGAACTTATTTATCTTCCCGGCTATTATGAAGAGGTCGGAAAAATTATTAAACAGGCGCGTGAGATGGGCATTACTGCTGCGTTTTTAGGCGGTGACGGCTGGGATTCTCCGAAGCTGGTCGAGATCGGCGGCGCTCAGGCGCTAAATAACGCTTATCATGTAAATTTTTATTCAATAGAAGATGCTAACCCGACTTCCAAGGCATTTGTTGAAGCCTACCAGAAAGAATATGGCCAGGCGCCGGATGCTATGGCCGCTATGGGCTATGATGCAGCTTATTTGCTGGTCGATGCCATCCAGCGGGCCAATAGCCTTGAAGCGGCTAAAATACAGGCGGCATTGGCATCAACCCAAACTTTTAAAAGCTTAAGCGGTGATATGAGTTTAAACGCTTCTCATGATGCCATCAGAAGCGCGGTTATCATGGAATTAAAGGACGGCAAACAAATCTACCGGGAGACGGTCAAGCCGTAA
- the pgeF gene encoding peptidoglycan editing factor PgeF — MGFSLSNAPNGVWYGWFSHFDSATVAHAVSTRLGGRSQAPFATLNLGLHTGDAGDAVRLNRKMFCQATGIELSKVVTAEQVHGSKVMLVEAADAGKGAYEFGDALAATDALITNTPDLPLLLLFADCVPVLIVDPVNKAIGVSHAGWKGTVAKIAQKTVLAMRDHFGTRPQECLVGIAPSIGPCCYEVDDVVASQCKAQFEHWQAMLKPEGEKWRLNLWLANQIQLAEIGVLTRNIEISGVCTACNTSLFFSYRAERGLTGRIGAVISLKG, encoded by the coding sequence GTGGGATTTTCTTTAAGCAATGCGCCCAATGGCGTTTGGTACGGCTGGTTTTCTCATTTTGACAGTGCGACTGTGGCGCATGCTGTTTCAACACGATTAGGGGGGAGAAGTCAGGCGCCTTTTGCAACTTTAAATCTCGGTTTGCATACCGGCGATGCTGGGGATGCCGTCAGGTTAAACCGGAAAATGTTTTGTCAGGCCACCGGCATTGAATTGAGCAAAGTGGTTACGGCCGAGCAAGTGCACGGCTCCAAGGTGATGCTGGTTGAGGCGGCAGACGCCGGCAAAGGGGCATACGAGTTTGGCGATGCCCTGGCGGCGACCGATGCTTTGATCACCAATACACCGGATTTGCCGCTGCTGCTATTGTTTGCTGATTGTGTTCCGGTACTGATTGTCGATCCTGTCAATAAAGCAATTGGCGTCAGCCACGCAGGCTGGAAGGGCACTGTTGCCAAAATTGCGCAAAAGACAGTTCTGGCCATGCGCGATCATTTTGGCACGAGGCCTCAGGAGTGCCTGGTCGGCATAGCCCCTTCCATCGGTCCTTGCTGTTACGAGGTGGATGATGTTGTGGCCAGTCAATGCAAAGCGCAGTTTGAGCACTGGCAGGCTATGCTGAAACCGGAGGGTGAAAAATGGCGGCTCAACTTATGGCTGGCCAATCAAATTCAATTGGCTGAAATCGGTGTTTTAACCCGTAACATTGAAATAAGCGGCGTTTGTACCGCCTGCAATACCAGTTTGTTTTTTTCGTACCGGGCGGAGCGAGGCCTGACAGGCCGTATTGGCGCGGTCATTAGCCTGAAGGGCTAG